A section of the Spirosoma pollinicola genome encodes:
- a CDS encoding ABC transporter ATP-binding protein, whose product MNNILETHHIVKQYAEHRALDDVSLSVPKGCIFGLLGPNGAGKTSLIRIINQITAPDSGEVILDGERLNPSHIKRIGYLPEERGLYKKMKVGEQLLYLAQLKGLSEKQAMDKLKIWFIKFDIKAWWNKNVEDLSKGMQQKVQFVATVMHEPDLIILDEPFSGFDPINANLIKDEILELRDKGKTIIFSTHRMESVEELCDNIALINRAHKVLDGPKRAIKEQFKTHTYHVEYQGELETLPTAFDVINTRPTDDGFLRADIRIPPDAAVNDLIRYLLDRVDVRSFGENIPSMNDIFIQAVGEVPTT is encoded by the coding sequence ATGAATAACATCCTCGAAACCCACCACATTGTTAAACAATATGCTGAACATCGAGCCCTGGACGACGTGAGTCTTTCTGTGCCGAAAGGGTGTATTTTTGGCCTTCTTGGCCCAAATGGGGCTGGTAAAACCTCCCTCATCAGGATTATCAACCAGATTACAGCACCCGATTCCGGGGAGGTGATCCTAGATGGCGAGCGGCTGAATCCAAGCCACATTAAGCGGATCGGCTATTTGCCCGAAGAGCGGGGGCTTTATAAGAAAATGAAAGTTGGCGAACAATTGCTTTACCTGGCTCAGCTTAAAGGACTGAGTGAAAAGCAGGCAATGGATAAGCTGAAGATCTGGTTCATTAAGTTCGACATTAAAGCCTGGTGGAACAAAAACGTAGAAGACCTTTCTAAAGGAATGCAGCAAAAGGTGCAGTTCGTTGCAACGGTTATGCACGAACCCGACCTGATTATTCTGGACGAACCCTTCTCTGGCTTTGATCCCATTAATGCCAATCTTATTAAAGACGAGATTCTGGAGCTGCGCGATAAAGGCAAGACGATTATCTTTTCAACGCACCGCATGGAGTCCGTTGAGGAATTGTGCGACAATATTGCCCTTATTAACCGGGCGCACAAAGTGCTCGACGGACCAAAACGGGCTATTAAAGAACAGTTTAAAACACACACCTATCACGTTGAATACCAGGGCGAACTCGAAACACTTCCAACCGCCTTCGACGTGATCAATACGCGCCCAACCGACGATGGTTTCCTGCGGGCCGACATCAGGATTCCACCTGATGCCGCAGTCAATGACCTTATCCGATACCTTCTCGACCGGGTCGACGTCCGGTCATTTGGCGAGAATATACCCAGCATGAACGACATTTTTATTCAGGCAGTTGGCGAGGTGCCAACAACCTAA
- a CDS encoding hybrid sensor histidine kinase/response regulator transcription factor — protein sequence MYRLKSWAICWFVTLLFSFPLRAEDTPDPEYLTVRNGLPQGFVKSLIQDNRGFIWLATRDGLCRYDGVHFRIYTHDPQRSKTLSFSSIYEIKDDKQNTLWLRTENNNIDSFDPVTEQAKHISYSIPFQRALGRDQLVGIQPDHLGNVWVATQTNGFFRLNANGTISHRHWAIKGDTVQRVLHALLLDRFNQLWLAAQDGLFKFDPASGQFAGFRQAQGLPQNEVYGLHERASGDLMLGFPGRFALFDSQDGRVRQVVQLPGSQTNIPLFARDFRGVDYINQSRYTDQTGLVSLLSEPSDRASLSTATYQPPKLGRFSAVSILVDRTNVLWIGLNGDGVIKYDLNKRPFQTMPYQQNFQTDWLTQQYSVPLDAIPASIRQESSANMRYQFDRRKNLWITTPQKVPYQYSTSKKTFAPVKPKGIESRWLLNGDFRLTAMSTGAQGELWGLLGPHNRAVVRYNPDQENFTAFPLTLPPNHPYEIMAMVVDGGRVYLATKNHGLLRADLSIKRLIHWHSGGNDARTLPGDALLCLAQDPLHYNYLWIGTFGEGLCRLDKMTGKIQRFTVGQVVSNNVIYAIRTDGNGHLWLSTNRGLCRFDTRTNEARNYMADDGLPDEEFKQFHDVALPDGRLIFGGTGGYTTFDPRKVREDSIKPTVALTALRINNQLVNATTPGSPIQEDINETVEIDLDHRQNFLSIDFAALEFNQSHKNQYRYKLVGLDKDWVYSGNQSTATYTNLPPNTYTFVVNASNTSSVWSPHTHSLRIIISPPLWATWWAYMGYALLLLGAIVLFLKVRINRIRLTSRMELREQESIQLKHLDEIKSRFFANITHEFRTPLTLILTPLEQVLNDSADSPYHNRLSLIYRNANRLLRLINELLDLAKLDAGNLTINPTAADLSDFINRTVTVFMEEAQRKHIKLEQSHNFIQPFYWFDPDKIEKILTNLLSNALKFTNEYGTITVSTFVVPSDSTLSNSTNTDFVRIMVYNTGAGIPEHQVVHIFNRFYQADPMTERSVGGSGIGLALVKELVEMMQGTISVESNPTLGTTFTVELPFRQARRDTISTSVGNLPLPMPGYELLPANHSIKDEKVPFVLLVEDDDDIADFVVTTLNTEWRVQRVNNGKAGVETAITTGPDFIISDVLMPEMNGYELCRQLKSNPITSHIPILLLTAKISAESRLEGLSAGADDYLAKPFQMEELRGRIRNRLAHQQQVRHYYRTQLLGEGYLPLTSEAPEDDFMNRIYTLLEHHLDDSTFGVEPLASAIGMSRMHLNRKVKAMTGLTPNELIRVVRLKRAAELLLIGGSISEVADRVGFDTPAYFSKVFKEHYLMTPSEYVEQHRQELIK from the coding sequence ATGTATCGCCTTAAAAGCTGGGCGATTTGCTGGTTTGTAACGTTGCTTTTCAGCTTCCCTTTACGAGCCGAAGATACGCCTGATCCGGAGTACCTTACTGTTCGAAATGGCCTCCCCCAGGGATTTGTCAAATCCCTGATACAGGACAACCGCGGGTTTATCTGGCTGGCAACACGTGATGGGCTTTGCCGGTATGACGGTGTTCATTTCCGTATTTACACTCACGATCCGCAACGAAGCAAAACCCTGTCGTTCAGTAGTATTTATGAGATAAAAGACGACAAACAGAATACCCTTTGGCTTCGTACAGAAAATAACAATATCGATTCCTTCGATCCGGTTACCGAGCAAGCTAAACACATTTCCTATTCCATACCATTTCAACGGGCGCTTGGACGCGATCAGCTTGTTGGTATTCAACCCGACCACTTAGGCAATGTTTGGGTGGCAACACAAACGAACGGCTTTTTCAGGCTGAATGCAAATGGTACAATTTCACACCGGCACTGGGCCATAAAAGGTGATACGGTTCAGCGTGTCCTGCATGCCCTGCTACTCGACCGTTTTAATCAACTTTGGCTGGCAGCACAGGATGGCCTTTTCAAATTTGATCCGGCATCCGGGCAGTTTGCCGGTTTTCGCCAGGCTCAGGGGTTACCGCAAAATGAAGTATATGGGTTGCATGAACGAGCCTCTGGTGATTTGATGCTTGGTTTTCCAGGACGTTTCGCGCTTTTTGACTCGCAAGATGGGCGTGTTCGGCAAGTTGTACAGTTGCCGGGTTCGCAAACAAATATACCCCTTTTCGCCAGGGACTTTCGGGGCGTTGACTATATAAACCAAAGTCGGTATACAGACCAAACCGGTCTAGTGTCCTTACTTTCTGAACCCAGTGACCGTGCAAGTCTCTCAACAGCAACATACCAACCCCCTAAACTAGGCCGCTTCTCTGCCGTATCGATCTTAGTTGACCGTACAAATGTGCTTTGGATTGGCCTGAATGGCGATGGGGTTATCAAATATGACCTCAACAAGCGTCCGTTTCAGACTATGCCTTACCAGCAAAACTTTCAGACAGACTGGCTGACCCAACAATATAGTGTACCGCTGGATGCTATTCCAGCAAGTATTCGGCAGGAGTCATCGGCAAACATGCGTTATCAGTTCGACCGGCGTAAAAACCTTTGGATCACAACCCCGCAAAAGGTTCCGTATCAGTATAGCACATCGAAGAAGACCTTTGCTCCGGTTAAGCCCAAAGGTATTGAATCCCGCTGGTTGCTGAATGGCGATTTTCGCCTGACGGCCATGTCGACCGGGGCACAGGGTGAACTTTGGGGACTATTAGGACCGCACAACCGAGCCGTTGTTCGGTATAATCCGGACCAGGAAAATTTTACTGCGTTTCCCTTAACGTTACCACCTAACCACCCCTATGAAATTATGGCCATGGTTGTTGATGGGGGCCGCGTTTACCTGGCCACAAAGAACCACGGCTTGCTGCGGGCCGACTTATCCATTAAACGACTCATTCACTGGCACAGTGGTGGTAATGATGCCCGAACGCTACCCGGCGACGCCCTCCTGTGTCTGGCTCAGGACCCTCTCCATTATAATTATTTGTGGATTGGCACCTTCGGTGAAGGCCTATGCCGGCTCGATAAAATGACGGGTAAGATTCAGCGATTTACCGTTGGTCAGGTCGTATCCAATAATGTAATTTATGCCATTCGAACAGATGGTAACGGTCATTTGTGGCTCAGTACCAACCGCGGTCTTTGCCGATTTGATACGCGCACCAATGAAGCCCGGAACTACATGGCCGATGATGGTTTGCCAGATGAAGAATTTAAACAATTTCATGATGTTGCTCTTCCCGATGGACGGCTCATTTTTGGCGGTACGGGAGGCTATACCACATTCGACCCGCGTAAGGTTAGGGAAGACTCCATTAAACCTACAGTAGCACTTACGGCCTTACGTATTAACAACCAACTGGTGAACGCCACCACGCCTGGTTCACCTATTCAAGAGGATATTAATGAAACCGTAGAAATTGATTTAGATCATCGGCAGAACTTCCTGTCTATTGATTTTGCTGCTCTTGAGTTTAACCAAAGCCATAAAAACCAGTACCGCTATAAACTGGTTGGCTTGGACAAAGACTGGGTTTATAGCGGTAATCAATCCACTGCAACTTATACGAATCTCCCACCCAACACGTATACCTTCGTTGTCAATGCATCTAATACGTCGAGCGTATGGAGTCCGCATACCCATTCATTACGCATCATCATTTCACCTCCCCTTTGGGCAACCTGGTGGGCTTATATGGGCTATGCTTTACTCCTGCTTGGTGCAATTGTCCTTTTTCTTAAAGTACGCATCAATCGTATTCGCTTAACCAGTCGGATGGAACTACGGGAGCAGGAATCCATTCAATTAAAGCATCTGGATGAGATTAAATCCAGATTTTTCGCGAACATAACCCATGAATTTCGCACGCCTTTAACCCTGATTCTCACCCCGCTGGAACAAGTGCTTAATGATTCGGCCGACTCACCTTATCATAACCGGCTATCCCTGATTTATCGAAATGCGAACCGACTTCTGCGATTGATAAACGAGCTACTCGATCTGGCAAAACTTGACGCGGGCAATCTAACGATAAACCCCACGGCCGCCGATTTATCGGATTTTATTAATCGAACTGTAACTGTGTTTATGGAAGAAGCTCAGCGTAAGCATATTAAGCTGGAGCAGTCCCACAATTTCATCCAACCTTTTTACTGGTTTGATCCGGATAAGATAGAAAAAATTCTAACGAATCTACTTTCAAACGCGCTGAAGTTTACGAATGAATACGGAACGATAACGGTGTCAACGTTTGTAGTGCCCTCCGACTCAACTCTATCAAACTCAACGAATACGGATTTCGTGCGAATAATGGTGTACAATACAGGGGCGGGTATTCCTGAACATCAGGTCGTACACATCTTTAATCGATTTTATCAGGCGGACCCAATGACAGAAAGGTCGGTTGGTGGTTCGGGAATTGGCTTGGCCCTGGTGAAAGAACTGGTTGAAATGATGCAGGGAACGATTTCGGTAGAAAGTAACCCTACGCTTGGAACAACGTTCACCGTTGAACTTCCCTTCCGACAGGCACGTCGCGACACGATCTCTACGTCTGTAGGCAATCTCCCCTTACCCATGCCGGGATATGAACTACTCCCTGCGAACCATAGCATCAAAGATGAAAAAGTGCCATTCGTGTTGCTGGTTGAGGACGATGATGACATTGCCGACTTCGTTGTTACGACCCTGAATACAGAGTGGCGGGTGCAACGAGTAAACAATGGCAAAGCGGGCGTTGAAACCGCTATAACTACCGGGCCGGATTTTATCATCAGCGATGTCCTTATGCCTGAGATGAACGGGTATGAACTTTGCCGCCAACTAAAAAGCAATCCGATTACCAGCCATATTCCAATCTTGCTATTAACAGCTAAAATTTCGGCCGAAAGTCGATTGGAAGGTTTATCGGCAGGTGCTGATGATTACCTGGCGAAACCTTTTCAAATGGAGGAGTTACGCGGACGCATTCGAAACCGGCTGGCGCATCAACAGCAAGTTCGTCATTATTACCGGACCCAGCTATTGGGCGAGGGCTATCTACCACTAACTAGCGAGGCTCCCGAAGATGATTTCATGAACCGGATTTATACGCTCCTCGAACATCATCTGGACGATTCAA
- a CDS encoding dicarboxylate/amino acid:cation symporter: protein MKLPNLTTRIFLGLVIGIAIGYFFPATTSGFSGTDLNILSKVFLRLIKMIIGPLVFATLVVGIAKLGDFKVVGRIGLKTLGYFYFATILSLLVGLLVVNIMRPGEVMQLKLPAKGTDVGIETTKLSFETFITHIFPTSFAESLANNEILQIVVFSIFFGIAVGSIGPKGKVMITALDALSHVMFKVTSYVMGFAPFGVLGAIAAVVAQQGLSILAGYAYLILCFFVGLFFFLFVVLWVICLVAGIPYFKLLAVIKTPALLSFSTASSEASFPQTIEALRKFGCSERIISFVLPLGYSFNLDGSMLYMTFATAFIAQAYGIHLSIEQQIAMMLTLMITSKGIAGVPRASLVVIAGTMSMFNLPIEGLALLLGIDQILDMGRSATSVAGNAVATCVISKWEGEFMTQPIETDEVAV from the coding sequence ATGAAACTACCTAATCTAACGACGCGTATTTTTCTGGGCCTGGTAATCGGTATTGCCATTGGTTATTTTTTTCCGGCTACTACTTCAGGGTTTTCGGGTACCGATCTTAATATCTTATCCAAGGTTTTTCTGAGGCTGATCAAAATGATTATCGGGCCTCTGGTTTTTGCGACGCTGGTTGTAGGTATAGCGAAACTTGGTGATTTTAAAGTAGTTGGCCGAATCGGCCTGAAAACGCTGGGCTACTTTTACTTCGCTACTATCCTGTCGCTGTTGGTGGGTTTACTGGTGGTAAATATTATGAGACCAGGCGAGGTGATGCAGCTTAAATTACCCGCTAAAGGTACTGATGTGGGCATTGAGACCACAAAATTGTCATTCGAGACCTTTATCACGCATATTTTCCCAACCAGTTTTGCCGAATCTCTGGCCAATAATGAGATCCTGCAAATTGTGGTATTTAGTATCTTCTTTGGTATTGCCGTAGGGTCTATAGGGCCCAAGGGTAAAGTTATGATTACGGCGCTGGATGCTCTTTCGCATGTCATGTTTAAAGTTACTAGCTATGTAATGGGCTTTGCGCCTTTCGGTGTTTTGGGCGCCATTGCGGCTGTTGTAGCGCAACAGGGCTTAAGTATCCTGGCGGGCTACGCCTACCTTATTTTGTGTTTCTTTGTCGGCCTGTTTTTCTTTTTATTCGTGGTCCTGTGGGTCATCTGTCTAGTTGCCGGTATTCCCTATTTCAAATTATTAGCCGTCATTAAAACGCCAGCGCTGTTATCATTCAGTACGGCAAGTTCGGAGGCTTCGTTTCCGCAAACAATTGAAGCGTTACGGAAATTTGGCTGTTCGGAGCGGATCATATCATTTGTCCTGCCCCTGGGATATTCATTCAACCTGGATGGTTCGATGTTATACATGACATTTGCAACGGCATTTATTGCCCAGGCTTACGGCATTCATTTGTCCATTGAGCAGCAAATTGCCATGATGCTGACGTTAATGATCACTTCTAAAGGGATTGCGGGTGTGCCTCGGGCGTCGCTGGTGGTTATTGCCGGAACCATGTCGATGTTCAACTTACCCATCGAAGGACTTGCCTTATTGTTGGGTATTGACCAGATTCTGGATATGGGCCGCTCGGCAACGAGTGTGGCGGGTAATGCAGTGGCAACCTGTGTTATTTCAAAATGGGAGGGTGAGTTTATGACACAGCCTATTGAAACAGATGAGGTTGCTGTTTAA
- a CDS encoding chromate transporter, with protein sequence MAQPAVLEAELAPYFTTKAPFQFPYNFREGFVKYWPIVSLVLLVLTIPAILVFLGIGVAFMPVSFMEGANLGFAYSIGMVINIARLVLGIMALPGLFNRKRQGWVFAYYAQILSVVVSIFSFSLIGIILALLFLMLLFQVREYYN encoded by the coding sequence ATGGCCCAACCTGCCGTGCTGGAAGCCGAACTGGCTCCATATTTTACTACAAAAGCCCCTTTTCAGTTTCCTTACAACTTCCGGGAAGGTTTTGTGAAGTACTGGCCTATCGTATCGCTTGTACTATTGGTGTTAACCATACCGGCGATCCTAGTCTTTTTAGGGATAGGTGTAGCGTTTATGCCTGTTTCATTCATGGAAGGAGCAAACCTCGGTTTTGCATATTCCATTGGTATGGTTATCAACATTGCTCGATTGGTGCTGGGTATTATGGCACTACCCGGCTTATTCAACCGGAAGCGACAAGGTTGGGTATTTGCCTATTACGCCCAAATTCTGAGTGTAGTCGTCAGTATTTTTTCATTTAGTCTGATTGGGATCATTCTGGCACTCTTATTTCTGATGCTGCTTTTTCAAGTTCGGGAATATTATAACTAA
- a CDS encoding ABC transporter permease produces MHTIFLIIKREYMVRVRKKSFIIMTILGPLLIFGFYAIIGWAAVSSINQKKIAVIDQSGRFVDQFKNDDETVFSYPKQSLAVAKKAFVKQGYDALVFIPQNVIEEPKTVQIFSEKSVSLSLQSNIERAISKEIETIKLEQAGITQKVIQDAKVNVDAQTISMSDDGEKSNNGIATTIISGFCALLIYISVLIYGTQVMRGVMEEKTNRIVEVIISSVKPFQLMLGKIIGVALVGLTQFMLWIILTVGLMTIGSKIIGQPKETAQSQMAARMNGMPGGQEVQSKMATAKNPVADVMAAIETLNLPLIVSCFLFYFLGGYLLYSALFGAVGAAVDNETETQQFMFPIMMPIIAAIAFAQIAVRDPDGPLAFWTSIIPFTSPVVMMVRIPFGVPVWELALSMILLVLGFVGTTWLAARIYRVGILMYGKKVSFKELSKWVFYKG; encoded by the coding sequence ATGCATACAATTTTTCTCATCATCAAGCGCGAGTACATGGTTCGGGTGCGCAAGAAGTCGTTCATCATCATGACGATTTTAGGACCATTATTGATTTTTGGCTTTTACGCCATTATTGGTTGGGCGGCTGTCAGCTCGATCAACCAGAAGAAAATTGCGGTTATCGACCAGAGCGGTCGGTTTGTTGACCAGTTTAAAAACGACGATGAAACGGTCTTTTCGTACCCGAAACAGTCGCTTGCTGTAGCCAAAAAGGCATTTGTCAAGCAGGGGTATGATGCGCTGGTGTTCATTCCACAAAATGTGATCGAAGAGCCGAAAACGGTTCAGATTTTCTCGGAGAAAAGCGTTAGCCTATCGCTGCAAAGCAACATCGAGCGGGCTATTTCCAAAGAGATCGAAACCATTAAGCTAGAGCAGGCGGGTATTACCCAGAAGGTAATTCAGGATGCCAAAGTGAATGTCGATGCCCAAACGATTAGCATGAGCGACGATGGCGAAAAGAGCAACAACGGCATAGCAACGACCATTATCAGTGGATTCTGTGCTTTGTTAATCTACATCTCAGTGCTCATTTACGGCACGCAGGTGATGCGGGGCGTAATGGAAGAAAAAACCAATCGCATTGTCGAGGTAATTATCTCGTCGGTGAAACCCTTTCAATTAATGCTTGGTAAGATCATCGGTGTTGCGCTGGTTGGTCTGACTCAGTTCATGCTTTGGATTATACTGACAGTTGGCCTTATGACGATAGGCTCCAAAATTATCGGACAGCCTAAAGAAACGGCTCAATCACAAATGGCAGCCCGCATGAATGGTATGCCCGGAGGTCAGGAAGTGCAGAGCAAGATGGCCACGGCTAAAAACCCGGTTGCCGACGTAATGGCAGCTATCGAGACGCTCAATTTGCCCTTGATCGTTAGCTGTTTTCTATTCTATTTTTTAGGCGGTTATTTGCTATACAGTGCCCTTTTTGGGGCTGTGGGCGCGGCTGTCGACAACGAGACCGAGACGCAGCAATTCATGTTTCCGATCATGATGCCAATCATTGCTGCTATCGCCTTCGCTCAAATCGCCGTTCGCGACCCCGATGGTCCTCTGGCATTCTGGACATCAATTATCCCGTTTACATCACCCGTTGTGATGATGGTCAGAATTCCATTTGGTGTACCTGTTTGGGAGTTAGCCCTGTCGATGATTCTGTTAGTATTAGGATTCGTTGGCACCACGTGGCTAGCCGCCCGCATTTACCGCGTCGGTATCCTGATGTATGGCAAAAAGGTATCTTTCAAAGAGCTGTCAAAGTGGGTGTTTTATAAGGGATAA
- a CDS encoding SRPBCC family protein → MHIFLETKVDQSLPAVWAGFNRTLFERLSPPFPPVKVVRFDGCLQGDIVHLQLNFLLFRQDWISRIIDQQTSVEEIFFVDKGIKLPFFLTYWQHHHRLQRSFDDSSDKTIVIDDITFKTPFLLTDYLLYPILWIQFAYRKPIYRRMFQSS, encoded by the coding sequence ATGCATATTTTTCTTGAAACCAAAGTCGATCAATCACTCCCGGCCGTTTGGGCTGGTTTCAATCGTACTCTTTTTGAGCGTCTTAGTCCACCTTTTCCACCGGTGAAGGTTGTACGCTTTGACGGTTGCCTGCAAGGCGATATAGTCCACTTGCAATTAAATTTTCTCCTCTTTCGTCAGGATTGGATCAGTCGAATTATTGATCAGCAAACCAGCGTAGAAGAAATTTTCTTTGTCGATAAAGGCATTAAGCTGCCTTTTTTCCTAACCTACTGGCAACATCATCATCGGCTTCAACGTTCGTTTGACGACTCTTCCGATAAAACGATAGTCATTGATGATATTACGTTCAAAACACCATTTTTATTGACAGATTACCTACTATATCCTATTCTATGGATACAGTTTGCCTATAGAAAGCCCATCTATCGACGTATGTTCCAGAGTTCATAA